The following proteins are encoded in a genomic region of Corythoichthys intestinalis isolate RoL2023-P3 chromosome 5, ASM3026506v1, whole genome shotgun sequence:
- the LOC130915754 gene encoding uncharacterized protein LOC130915754 isoform X3 has translation MEDVQLNLSESPEFEMSSTTEHSSLGPTKSEVKKLDSNHSFPMDKKNLHNMGLVNYTDSDESQELSINLYQSTIPKLRRTKCMQVNSTLSRYQVGNEIDGNGELLYSTSEDSGDEYIPGTSEESDESEGLQCVDSLVKKDIIKDLFHLTNTSKASSMPSVMHVDGPSPQHIPKRQSTKRKQKSPKKGKGRQPVKKKPWKKEVLAVEKHMMSFITTCRVPRKSDCDDCLKKEQVALKNRHWSAVKFYIKNKITDLKRRV, from the exons atggag GACGTACAGTTGAATTTAAGTGAATCTCCGGAATTTGAGATGTCAAGCACCACCGAGCATTCCTCTCTAGGACCTACGAAGTCAGAAGTGAAG AAATTGGATTCAAACCATTCTTTTCCCATggacaaaaaaaacctgcacaATATGGGTTTGGTTAACTACACTGATTCTGATGAATCCCAGGAGCTATCCATAAATCTTTACCAAAGTACTATCCCAAAGCTCAGGAGAACTAAATGTATGCAGGTCAACAGCACACTTAGCCGTTATCAG gtGGGAAATGAAATTGACGGTAATGGAGAGCTTCTTTACTCCACCTCAGAGGACAGTGGAGATGAATATATTCCAGGCACAAGTGAGGAGTCAGATGAGAGTGAAGGTTTGCAATGTGTCGACTCTCTCGTTAAGAAGGATATCATCAAAGATTTGTTTCACCTTACAAATACCTCAAAAGCCTCCTCGATGCCATCTGTTATGCACGTTGATGGACCATCTCCTCAGCATATACCCAAACGTCAGTCCACCAAACGGAAACAAAAGTCacccaaaaaaggaaaag GTCGACAACCGGTTAAAAAGAAGCCATGGAAGAAAGAGGTCTTGGCTGTTGAGAAGCATATGATGTCATTCATCACTACCTGCCGTGTTCCACGGAAGAGCGACTGCGATGACTGCCTTAAAAAGGAACAAGTAGCACTCAAAAACAGGCATTGGTCAGCagtaaaattttacattaaaaacaagATCACAGATCTCAAAAGGAGAGTTTAG